A genomic window from Flavobacterium johnsoniae includes:
- a CDS encoding rubredoxin: MELTRLIVKGGVISPGELREVVNIALEEGLDSISFGSRQDIIFPQGFKTLDKTTLGKHHFVYPDQKSGNNIVSSYVSTDIFRNTNWLTGNRFLYVLEEFKEQPKLKVNITDPKQQLVPLFTGHLNFIASEHEDYWYLYIRLPKWEKMEVYPVLIYSWDLAKIYYEIEKISEEDISADIELLFTLVSEALDTNNRTIDKPLNIPFYPFPYYEGMNRMGIDQYWLGLYWRNNQYDLDFLKEMCDLCFECKIGKICITPWKSFIIKGIPKDRKLEWEKFLGKRGINVRHSLLELNWHLPVAMEWALNLKTFLVRTLDQFDISTYGLNFGISEYNRDGHYFTSIIIEKNELPAALESIKIRDTYNVLFAKNFDPNTREYIVHSQDIDKLELPTILIELSRKYFEELGNTTTETTENQQKKEKPQLDIYQCQECLTLYNSEYGDETQGIPKGILFENLPETYCCSLCEAPKSNFIVLELVKQ; this comes from the coding sequence ATGGAACTAACAAGATTAATAGTAAAAGGAGGAGTTATTTCGCCAGGAGAATTACGAGAAGTGGTAAATATTGCTTTGGAGGAAGGTTTAGATTCCATTTCGTTTGGTTCTAGACAGGATATTATTTTTCCTCAAGGCTTTAAAACATTAGACAAAACCACTTTAGGAAAACATCATTTTGTTTATCCCGATCAAAAAAGCGGTAATAATATTGTTTCTTCTTATGTTTCTACAGATATTTTTAGAAATACAAACTGGCTTACCGGAAATCGTTTTTTATATGTATTAGAAGAATTTAAAGAACAGCCAAAATTAAAAGTCAATATAACTGATCCGAAACAGCAATTGGTTCCTTTGTTTACGGGACATTTGAACTTTATTGCTTCAGAACATGAAGATTATTGGTATTTATATATCCGTCTGCCTAAATGGGAAAAAATGGAAGTTTATCCTGTTTTAATTTACAGCTGGGATCTTGCAAAAATTTATTACGAAATCGAAAAAATCTCTGAAGAAGATATTTCTGCTGATATCGAATTGTTGTTTACTTTGGTTAGCGAAGCTTTAGACACTAATAACAGAACTATTGATAAACCGCTGAACATTCCATTTTATCCATTTCCATATTACGAAGGAATGAATAGAATGGGAATAGACCAATATTGGCTTGGATTATATTGGAGAAATAACCAGTACGATTTGGATTTTCTGAAAGAAATGTGCGATTTGTGTTTTGAATGTAAAATTGGGAAAATCTGCATTACGCCTTGGAAATCTTTCATTATAAAAGGAATTCCAAAAGACAGAAAACTCGAATGGGAAAAATTTCTTGGCAAAAGAGGAATCAACGTTCGTCATTCTTTACTAGAATTGAATTGGCATTTGCCAGTTGCAATGGAATGGGCTTTAAACCTGAAAACATTTCTAGTTCGTACTTTAGATCAATTTGATATTAGTACTTACGGATTGAATTTCGGAATTTCAGAATACAATCGCGATGGGCATTATTTCACTTCGATTATTATCGAAAAAAATGAACTTCCAGCCGCTTTAGAATCGATTAAAATCAGAGATACTTATAATGTTTTGTTTGCTAAAAATTTCGATCCGAATACGCGCGAATATATCGTACATTCTCAAGATATTGACAAACTGGAACTGCCGACTATTTTAATTGAATTGAGCAGAAAATATTTTGAAGAATTAGGAAACACAACTACCGAAACCACAGAAAATCAGCAAAAAAAAGAAAAACCTCAATTAGACATTTATCAATGTCAGGAATGTTTAACACTTTACAATTCAGAATACGGTGATGAAACGCAGGGAATTCCGAAAGGTATTTTATTTGAAAATCTTCCAGAAACTTATTGCTGTTCTTTATGCGAAGCTCCAAAAAGCAATTTTATAGTTTTAGAACTTGTCAAACAATAA
- the moaA gene encoding GTP 3',8-cyclase MoaA, whose product MTASNTILTDGFGRKHNYLRISLLEKCNLRCTYCMPADGIALSPKASLMTADEIFAIAQTFVKNGVDKIRLTGGEPLLRKDFPEIVSKLSDLEVSLSITTNGILIDRHIEVLKQFKIKKINLSLDTLVSSKFNSITLRNQFDKVINNLHLLLNNDFEVKVNVVLMKGFNDNEIVDFVKLTQFLPISVRFIEFMPFAGNKWDRSKMVSQNEILSLVENSFSSNEIKKLEDEKNFTARTYKINNFQGNFGIISSITNPFCDSCNRIRLTANGKIKNCLFSNAETDLLTPFRNGESITDLISNAIKNKKKVRAGMVSVSEMDDPKKHFDNRSMIAIGG is encoded by the coding sequence ATGACAGCCTCTAACACTATTTTAACGGATGGTTTTGGGCGCAAGCATAATTATCTGCGCATTTCTTTGCTGGAAAAATGCAATCTACGTTGTACGTACTGCATGCCGGCTGATGGAATTGCGCTTTCTCCAAAAGCCAGTTTAATGACTGCCGACGAGATTTTTGCAATTGCCCAGACTTTCGTAAAAAATGGTGTTGATAAAATTAGATTAACGGGCGGTGAACCTCTTTTGAGAAAAGATTTTCCAGAAATTGTTTCCAAATTATCCGATTTAGAAGTTTCCCTTTCTATAACAACAAACGGAATTTTAATTGATCGTCACATTGAGGTTTTAAAACAGTTTAAAATTAAAAAGATCAATTTGAGTTTAGATACTCTGGTTTCATCAAAATTTAATTCGATAACGCTTAGAAATCAGTTTGATAAAGTTATTAATAATCTTCATTTGCTTTTAAATAATGATTTTGAAGTAAAAGTAAATGTCGTTTTAATGAAAGGTTTTAATGATAATGAAATTGTTGATTTTGTAAAACTGACTCAGTTTCTTCCTATTTCTGTTCGATTTATTGAGTTTATGCCTTTTGCCGGAAATAAGTGGGATAGAAGCAAAATGGTTTCTCAAAATGAGATTTTATCTTTGGTTGAAAACAGTTTTTCTTCAAACGAAATAAAAAAATTAGAAGACGAAAAAAACTTCACAGCCAGAACTTATAAAATAAACAATTTTCAAGGAAATTTCGGAATCATAAGTTCTATTACAAATCCGTTTTGCGACAGTTGCAACCGCATCCGCTTGACGGCCAACGGAAAAATAAAAAACTGTCTTTTCTCTAACGCAGAAACTGATCTGCTGACGCCTTTCAGAAATGGAGAATCTATTACTGATTTGATTTCAAATGCGATTAAAAATAAAAAGAAAGTTCGTGCAGGAATGGTAAGTGTTTCTGAAATGGATGATCCGAAAAAACATTTTGATAATCGTAGTATGATTGCGATTGGGGGATAA
- the moaCB gene encoding bifunctional molybdenum cofactor biosynthesis protein MoaC/MoaB yields MVDITHKISTLRVATATAIVKVSKQETIDAVVNNLVPKGNVFEMAKTAGLFAVKNTHLSIPDCHPLPIEYTAVEYNIEGLEIHIIFKVKTVYKTGVEVEAMHGASIVALTMYDMLKPIDKEIEISTIKLINKEGGKSSFKNKFPNIIKAAVFVCSDSIFAGDKEDRSGKVIVEKLDSYGVETSHYEIIPDELNIIQEKTKAFAEENQLVIFTGGTGLSPRDVTPEALAPLLESRIPGIEEAIRNYGQQRMPYAMLSRTVAGTLGKTVVLALPGSTNGARESMDAVFPHLLHVFHILKGKNHDSL; encoded by the coding sequence ATGGTAGATATTACCCATAAAATAAGCACTTTAAGAGTCGCAACCGCAACTGCAATTGTAAAAGTTAGCAAACAAGAAACAATTGATGCCGTTGTCAACAATTTAGTGCCAAAAGGAAACGTATTTGAAATGGCAAAAACTGCCGGATTGTTTGCTGTAAAAAACACGCATTTATCAATTCCAGACTGTCATCCGCTTCCTATTGAATATACTGCTGTTGAATATAATATTGAGGGTTTAGAAATTCATATCATTTTTAAAGTAAAAACCGTTTACAAAACTGGAGTTGAGGTTGAAGCTATGCACGGCGCATCAATCGTTGCATTGACAATGTACGATATGTTGAAACCGATTGATAAGGAAATTGAAATTTCAACAATCAAATTAATCAACAAAGAAGGCGGAAAATCATCTTTTAAAAATAAATTTCCTAACATAATTAAAGCGGCAGTTTTCGTTTGTTCCGATTCGATTTTTGCGGGAGATAAAGAAGATCGATCTGGAAAAGTTATTGTAGAAAAATTAGATTCATACGGAGTTGAAACTTCTCACTACGAAATCATTCCAGATGAATTAAATATTATTCAAGAAAAAACAAAAGCTTTCGCTGAAGAAAATCAGCTAGTTATTTTTACAGGCGGAACAGGTTTGTCTCCAAGAGATGTTACGCCAGAAGCTTTAGCGCCATTATTAGAAAGCAGGATTCCAGGAATAGAAGAAGCTATTCGAAATTATGGACAGCAGAGAATGCCTTATGCAATGTTGTCAAGAACTGTTGCAGGAACTTTAGGCAAAACAGTTGTATTGGCTTTGCCAGGCTCAACAAACGGCGCAAGAGAATCTATGGATGCTGTTTTTCCGCATTTGTTGCACGTTTTTCATATTTTAAAAGGAAAAAACCATGACAGCCTCTAA
- a CDS encoding molybdenum cofactor biosynthesis protein MoaE encodes MSKNVFVEGPISPEFIAESIAKHQSKHTIGAHNIFLGQVRADVIHDNTVVAIDYSAYTDMANEALYSIREKAFAKFDLICMHIYHSLGVVKAGEICLFVFVSATRRKQVYEATEAIVNWIKTDVPIFGKEMFENDTFTWKQNS; translated from the coding sequence ATGAGTAAAAATGTATTTGTAGAAGGACCAATTTCTCCTGAATTTATAGCCGAATCGATTGCCAAACATCAATCGAAACATACAATTGGAGCGCACAACATCTTTTTAGGGCAAGTTCGCGCCGATGTTATTCACGATAACACTGTCGTAGCAATTGATTATTCGGCTTATACAGACATGGCAAATGAAGCGTTGTATAGCATTCGAGAAAAAGCTTTTGCCAAATTCGATTTAATCTGCATGCATATTTACCACAGTTTAGGCGTTGTAAAAGCGGGCGAAATCTGTTTGTTCGTTTTTGTTTCGGCAACGCGACGCAAGCAAGTTTATGAAGCAACAGAAGCTATTGTAAACTGGATTAAAACCGATGTGCCAATTTTTGGTAAAGAAATGTTTGAGAACGATACATTCACTTGGAAACAAAATAGTTAA
- a CDS encoding lysozyme inhibitor LprI family protein — translation MKKILFGLFLFFCFNQFAFSQQHVDATGETELYEAYDKADKELNKVYNQLKKKLGTKDQTTLVVAQKDWIKFRDSNCKFKSYPEGMGGVIANKMYADCRMQLTISRTKELKSLMNGF, via the coding sequence ATGAAAAAAATATTGTTCGGATTGTTTTTGTTCTTCTGTTTTAATCAATTTGCTTTTTCTCAACAGCACGTCGATGCAACTGGCGAAACAGAACTTTATGAAGCTTATGATAAAGCTGATAAAGAATTGAATAAAGTTTATAATCAGCTGAAAAAGAAATTAGGAACAAAAGATCAAACAACTTTAGTTGTTGCTCAAAAAGATTGGATAAAGTTTCGAGATTCAAATTGTAAATTTAAATCTTATCCCGAAGGAATGGGTGGAGTTATAGCAAATAAAATGTACGCAGATTGTAGAATGCAACTAACAATTAGCAGAACAAAAGAATTGAAAAGCTTGATGAATGGCTTTTAA
- the moeB gene encoding HesA/MoeB/ThiF family protein, producing the protein MSSSNRYNRQLILPEIGEEGQRKLAKSKVLVIGAGGLGAAILPYLASAGVGEIGIIDHDIIEISNLHRQVIYKTSAVGKSKAEQAKIMISELNPDIKVIAFTERLSGKNAIALFEKYDIIVDATDSISIKYLINDACLLTSKPMVYGSIFRFQGQVSVFNCQNGPTYRCLYPDENQNALNCEDAGVLGITVGIIGMLQANEVIKMILEIGEVLNGKILVYNILNNEQQKYDFEKTSNLQITNEDFERKYNSDENQVQEINFDSVLNEIENDEVLFLDVRNIDESPKINLKNRIQIPLMHLENKLEKLNKNQTIYIFCQSGIRSKIAVELLHKHQFKNIKSITGGALAMKQILQEKTIV; encoded by the coding sequence ATGAGTTCATCAAACCGATATAACAGACAACTTATTCTTCCAGAAATAGGAGAGGAAGGCCAGCGTAAATTAGCAAAATCAAAAGTTTTGGTAATTGGTGCAGGAGGTTTGGGCGCAGCAATTTTACCATATTTAGCCTCGGCTGGAGTCGGCGAAATCGGAATTATAGATCATGATATTATTGAAATTTCGAATCTACATCGTCAGGTAATTTACAAAACTTCAGCCGTTGGAAAATCAAAAGCTGAACAAGCTAAAATCATGATTTCAGAATTGAATCCTGATATTAAAGTAATAGCCTTTACAGAAAGATTATCTGGAAAAAATGCGATTGCATTATTCGAAAAATATGACATAATTGTTGATGCAACAGACAGTATTTCGATTAAATATTTAATAAATGATGCTTGTTTGTTAACCAGCAAACCTATGGTTTACGGTTCTATTTTTAGATTTCAAGGACAAGTTTCGGTTTTTAATTGCCAAAACGGACCAACATATAGATGTTTATATCCAGATGAAAATCAAAATGCTTTAAACTGCGAAGATGCTGGCGTATTAGGAATTACAGTAGGAATTATTGGAATGCTTCAAGCTAACGAAGTCATAAAAATGATTCTAGAAATCGGTGAAGTTTTAAATGGAAAGATATTGGTTTACAACATTCTGAACAACGAACAACAGAAATATGATTTCGAAAAGACTTCTAATCTTCAGATAACAAATGAAGATTTTGAACGGAAATATAATTCAGATGAAAATCAGGTTCAAGAAATAAATTTTGATTCGGTTTTAAATGAAATTGAAAATGATGAGGTTCTTTTTTTAGATGTTAGAAATATTGACGAATCGCCTAAAATCAATCTAAAAAATCGAATTCAGATTCCGTTAATGCATTTGGAAAATAAGTTAGAAAAACTGAATAAAAACCAAACGATTTACATTTTCTGCCAATCTGGAATTCGAAGTAAAATCGCAGTAGAATTACTTCATAAACATCAATTTAAAAATATAAAAAGTATTACTGGAGGCGCTTTGGCGATGAAACAAATTTTACAAGAAAAAACTATTGTTTAA
- a CDS encoding MoaD/ThiS family protein — protein sequence MIEVKYFGAVAEKTKCEFEKLSFSEELSLQKLLKDLNEKYEFESLTFSVAVNQKIVSKTAEYTLQTTDIVALLPPFAGG from the coding sequence ATGATTGAGGTAAAATATTTTGGAGCTGTCGCTGAAAAAACGAAATGTGAATTCGAAAAATTATCTTTTTCTGAAGAATTATCATTGCAAAAACTATTGAAGGATTTGAATGAAAAATATGAGTTCGAATCCCTGACTTTTAGCGTTGCTGTAAATCAAAAAATAGTTTCAAAAACAGCAGAATACACTTTACAGACAACTGATATTGTAGCATTATTACCGCCATTTGCAGGAGGATAA
- the cobA gene encoding uroporphyrinogen-III C-methyltransferase: protein MRNLKTPKLTIVGAGPGDIELITLKAIKALKSADVVLYDALVNEELLEYASNAEIVFVGKRLGCHAYTQDQINDLIVSMAKKYGHVVRLKGGDPFVFGRGSEEIEFAEDFGIETAIVPGISSALGVPASVGISLTQRKVAESFWVITGTTSEHKLSKDIQLASKSAATVVVLMGMHKLDEIISIYQQNRNDDLPVAIIQNGTKNSEQKVIGTINTITKLVAEKSISSPAIIVIGEVVRNTSSWISYFQEHFEDEFIFQNLNL from the coding sequence ATGCGAAATTTAAAAACCCCAAAATTGACGATTGTAGGCGCTGGTCCTGGTGATATTGAATTGATTACCTTAAAAGCAATTAAAGCTTTAAAAAGTGCCGATGTAGTTTTGTACGATGCATTAGTAAATGAAGAATTGCTAGAATATGCATCAAATGCTGAAATTGTTTTTGTTGGAAAACGTTTAGGCTGTCACGCTTACACACAAGATCAGATTAACGATTTGATTGTTTCGATGGCAAAAAAATATGGGCATGTTGTTCGTTTAAAAGGCGGCGATCCTTTTGTTTTTGGAAGAGGAAGCGAAGAAATTGAATTTGCAGAAGATTTTGGAATTGAAACCGCAATTGTTCCCGGAATTTCTTCGGCTTTAGGAGTTCCTGCTTCCGTTGGAATTAGTTTGACACAACGTAAAGTTGCCGAAAGTTTTTGGGTAATTACTGGAACAACTTCTGAACACAAATTATCAAAAGACATTCAACTGGCTTCAAAATCGGCAGCTACTGTAGTTGTTTTAATGGGAATGCATAAATTAGACGAAATCATTTCGATTTATCAGCAAAACAGAAATGACGATCTGCCAGTCGCGATTATCCAAAACGGTACAAAAAATTCAGAACAAAAAGTAATTGGAACTATCAATACAATTACTAAATTGGTTGCTGAAAAAAGCATATCATCGCCAGCAATTATTGTTATTGGCGAAGTGGTGAGAAATACATCGAGCTGGATTTCGTATTTTCAAGAACACTTTGAAGACGAATTTATTTTCCAGAACTTAAATTTATAA
- a CDS encoding molybdenum cofactor guanylyltransferase, translated as METLTVFILCGGKSSRMKSEKGLVLFQEKPFIEHIIQAILPITDQIKLITASKEYDYLEYEKIPDLVLDKGPLGGIYTALSHSETEFNLILSCDIPLISTELLQELISKHTKEAEITVFASESKTHPLIGIYSKSIVPTIKEAIEANELKMMDLLAKLPHQIINIEESENFHLTNINSADELNDLNINLI; from the coding sequence ATGGAAACACTTACGGTATTTATTCTTTGTGGAGGAAAAAGTTCCAGAATGAAATCAGAAAAAGGATTGGTTTTGTTTCAGGAAAAACCATTTATAGAACATATTATTCAGGCAATTTTACCGATTACAGATCAAATAAAATTGATTACGGCATCAAAAGAATACGATTATTTGGAGTATGAAAAAATTCCAGATTTGGTTTTAGATAAAGGTCCGCTTGGTGGAATTTATACCGCTTTGTCACATTCTGAAACCGAGTTCAATCTAATCTTAAGTTGCGATATTCCGTTAATTTCAACAGAATTATTACAGGAATTAATTTCAAAACATACAAAAGAAGCTGAAATTACAGTTTTTGCTTCAGAGAGTAAAACACATCCATTAATCGGGATTTATTCTAAAAGTATTGTCCCGACAATTAAAGAAGCAATTGAAGCGAACGAATTGAAAATGATGGATTTGTTGGCAAAATTACCACATCAAATTATAAATATAGAAGAAAGCGAAAACTTTCATTTAACCAATATTAATTCGGCTGATGAATTAAACGATCTGAATATCAATTTAATTTAA
- a CDS encoding molybdopterin molybdotransferase MoeA produces the protein MIKVEEAIAIIEANSTKMPTKLISVSKALGYVLAKKVISPINMPPFRQSAMDGYAFMYSIRHQYDIAGTLQAGDHSNIKLKSNEAIRIFTGAFVPDNADTVVMQEHVMANKDSILIATMPEKLSNVRQKGEQIAKDDIVFEANTLITPAAIGFLACLGITEVEVYKKPKVAILVTGNELVQPGKKLKKGKIFESNSVMLEAALKTIGIKKTKVYRVKDNLKATKSALKAILKKYDVVLISGGISVGDYDFVKEALLQNGVQELFYKINQRPGKPMFFGSKNETLVFALPGNPASSLTNFYIYVSPAIKNKLGFSNIHKTKVVRKLNSEIKNSTGKTLFLKAKYDETKVTILDGQSSAMLNTFAVGNGLLIVPEDIQEYKKGQLVTLLPID, from the coding sequence ATGATTAAAGTAGAAGAAGCCATAGCGATTATTGAAGCTAATAGCACAAAAATGCCAACCAAATTAATTTCGGTTAGCAAGGCGTTAGGATATGTTTTGGCAAAAAAAGTAATTTCGCCAATCAACATGCCGCCGTTTCGACAGTCTGCAATGGACGGATATGCCTTTATGTATAGTATTCGACATCAATATGATATTGCTGGGACTTTGCAGGCAGGAGATCATTCAAACATAAAATTAAAGTCAAACGAAGCAATTCGAATATTTACAGGTGCTTTTGTTCCCGATAATGCAGATACAGTCGTGATGCAGGAACATGTAATGGCAAACAAAGATTCGATTTTGATTGCTACAATGCCTGAAAAACTTTCAAACGTTCGCCAAAAAGGAGAACAAATTGCGAAAGACGATATAGTTTTTGAAGCCAATACTTTAATCACACCCGCAGCAATTGGATTTTTAGCTTGTTTAGGAATCACGGAAGTTGAGGTTTACAAAAAGCCGAAAGTAGCCATTTTAGTAACTGGAAACGAATTAGTACAGCCCGGAAAAAAACTAAAAAAAGGAAAGATTTTCGAAAGTAATTCGGTTATGCTAGAAGCAGCTCTGAAAACTATCGGAATCAAAAAAACGAAAGTTTACAGAGTAAAAGATAATTTGAAAGCCACAAAAAGTGCGCTTAAAGCTATTTTAAAAAAATATGATGTTGTTTTAATTTCTGGCGGAATTTCAGTTGGCGATTATGATTTTGTAAAAGAAGCTTTATTGCAAAACGGTGTTCAGGAATTGTTTTATAAAATCAATCAGAGGCCTGGAAAACCAATGTTTTTTGGTTCTAAAAATGAAACGTTGGTTTTTGCATTACCAGGAAATCCAGCTTCATCGCTAACGAATTTTTACATTTATGTTTCGCCCGCTATTAAAAACAAATTAGGATTTTCGAACATTCATAAAACAAAAGTAGTACGTAAATTAAATTCGGAGATTAAAAATAGTACAGGAAAAACATTATTCTTAAAAGCAAAATACGACGAAACAAAAGTCACTATTCTCGACGGACAAAGTTCAGCAATGCTAAATACTTTTGCCGTTGGAAATGGTTTGCTTATTGTTCCAGAAGATATTCAGGAATATAAAAAAGGACAATTAGTAACATTATTGCCGATAGATTAG
- a CDS encoding DUF6755 family protein: MSTFRRSQNRANPNKLNNILSTLIFILILNVSIQIWLLYASLNNALENNKEILIPAFIASSILFFIGFAWLYYLPKGNFRNK, encoded by the coding sequence ATGAGTACTTTTAGACGAAGCCAGAATCGCGCTAACCCTAATAAGCTGAACAATATACTTTCGACACTTATTTTTATTTTGATTTTAAATGTAAGTATTCAAATCTGGCTTTTATATGCTTCTTTGAATAATGCATTAGAGAATAACAAAGAAATTTTAATTCCTGCATTTATAGCTTCTTCAATCTTATTTTTTATTGGATTTGCTTGGTTGTATTATCTTCCAAAAGGTAATTTTAGAAATAAATAA
- a CDS encoding Rieske (2Fe-2S) protein, whose product MSKEDNLNQNWKKDFPIKKQESTQVSRRDFAKFLTFVSGGLMVGSGFVTAKAFLLPKEEVQGEHFICNKEDVPVGGTRGFVLEGSTIPYILIHLESGEFRAYEQKCTHLSCSVYYKPGTGIIHCPCHEGSFDASTGDVIAGPPPRALPQLEVVFKENAVFVKAMIEKKDS is encoded by the coding sequence ATGTCAAAAGAAGATAATTTAAATCAAAACTGGAAAAAAGATTTCCCCATAAAAAAACAGGAATCAACTCAGGTCAGCCGACGCGATTTTGCTAAATTCCTGACTTTTGTTTCTGGTGGATTAATGGTTGGAAGCGGATTCGTAACTGCAAAAGCTTTTTTATTACCAAAAGAAGAAGTACAAGGTGAGCATTTTATCTGCAATAAGGAAGATGTTCCAGTTGGAGGAACAAGAGGTTTTGTTTTAGAAGGAAGTACAATTCCATATATATTAATTCACTTAGAAAGCGGAGAATTTAGAGCTTACGAACAAAAATGTACACACCTTTCTTGTTCAGTATATTACAAACCAGGAACTGGAATTATACATTGTCCGTGTCACGAAGGTTCATTTGACGCTTCGACTGGAGATGTTATTGCCGGACCGCCACCGCGAGCTTTACCACAATTAGAAGTAGTTTTTAAAGAAAATGCTGTTTTTGTAAAAGCAATGATTGAGAAAAAAGACAGCTAG
- a CDS encoding 4Fe-4S dicluster domain-containing protein, with the protein MNLTNFNTNEEFFVDMQRCIGCKACEMACAECETNGQQTLISVNYVDRSSTIQTTVQVCMHCEDPVCANVCPADAISQDEFGVVHTANTERCIGCSNCVMACPFGVPKKVEEYDLMMKCTMCYDRTSVGKKPMCATVCPSGALFYGTREQIEEMRPNSTPINNFIFGQEKVKTKVNIMMPKGSTELRIY; encoded by the coding sequence ATGAATTTGACCAATTTTAATACAAACGAAGAATTTTTTGTAGATATGCAACGCTGTATTGGCTGTAAAGCCTGCGAAATGGCTTGTGCCGAATGTGAAACCAACGGCCAGCAAACCTTAATAAGCGTAAATTATGTAGATCGCTCGTCGACAATTCAAACAACCGTTCAGGTTTGTATGCATTGTGAAGATCCGGTTTGTGCGAATGTTTGCCCCGCGGATGCTATTTCGCAAGACGAATTTGGCGTAGTGCATACCGCAAATACAGAAAGATGTATAGGATGCTCCAACTGCGTTATGGCTTGTCCTTTTGGTGTGCCTAAAAAAGTCGAAGAATACGATTTGATGATGAAATGTACAATGTGTTATGACAGAACAAGTGTCGGTAAAAAACCAATGTGCGCAACAGTTTGTCCAAGTGGTGCATTATTTTACGGAACGAGAGAACAAATCGAAGAAATGAGACCAAACAGTACACCAATTAATAACTTCATTTTTGGACAGGAAAAAGTCAAAACAAAAGTCAATATTATGATGCCAAAAGGAAGTACAGAATTAAGAATTTATTAA